A DNA window from Rubripirellula tenax contains the following coding sequences:
- a CDS encoding ankyrin repeat domain-containing protein has protein sequence MAATILLAILLMNFPPQRSVMASPSLGKVAVGLPLEDSIWLAAATGNMDMLADELRDGVSVDAKLADELTPLHVASLFGQANATEVLLKEGADRSIANSEGNTPLHMASFLGHTAIVDQLLDAGADPILRNNLGYNAVDLAASPWNAEQQEYLSALADRLQTDFDLERIRRERHSILKLLIGATSTDEATAPDVGIFDAVLVGSLRAVQQHIAAGTDLNQKETYDSTPLILATIFGKTEIAKTLVNAGVDLNLQNKSGGTALHQACFFCRPDILELLLTAGADPTKTNAVLTKDYFTVNEDEIKSIESVLTIVGGDVTYATGDYADLSPEIPPVSPKWSPAAHFGGFQNER, from the coding sequence TTGGCCGCGACGATTCTGCTGGCAATTCTCTTGATGAACTTTCCGCCGCAAAGATCCGTGATGGCGTCTCCGTCACTTGGAAAGGTCGCTGTCGGATTACCTTTGGAAGACAGCATTTGGCTTGCCGCAGCCACAGGCAACATGGATATGCTCGCTGATGAGCTGCGTGACGGCGTTTCGGTCGATGCAAAGCTGGCTGACGAGCTGACACCTCTGCACGTAGCATCCCTGTTCGGTCAAGCCAATGCAACTGAAGTGTTGCTGAAAGAAGGCGCCGACAGGAGCATCGCTAATAGCGAAGGGAACACGCCCTTGCACATGGCCTCCTTTCTTGGGCACACCGCGATCGTCGATCAGCTGCTTGACGCTGGAGCCGACCCGATTCTCCGTAATAACCTTGGATACAACGCAGTCGATCTTGCAGCATCGCCATGGAATGCTGAGCAGCAGGAATACTTGAGCGCACTTGCCGATCGACTTCAGACCGACTTCGATCTTGAGCGGATTCGTCGAGAGCGGCATTCTATACTTAAGCTGCTGATCGGTGCGACAAGTACTGACGAAGCGACTGCTCCCGACGTTGGCATCTTCGACGCCGTGCTTGTCGGTAGTCTCCGGGCCGTTCAGCAGCATATTGCGGCTGGCACAGATCTCAATCAGAAGGAGACTTACGACAGCACGCCTCTGATTTTGGCGACGATCTTCGGAAAGACTGAGATCGCAAAAACGCTGGTGAACGCGGGCGTGGACCTAAACTTGCAGAACAAGTCCGGCGGAACGGCACTTCATCAGGCGTGTTTCTTCTGCCGCCCAGACATTCTTGAATTGCTGCTCACCGCAGGTGCTGATCCAACAAAAACGAATGCAGTCCTAACGAAGGACTACTTCACCGTCAACGAAGATGAGATCAAGTCAATCGAGTCCGTATTGACGATAGTCGGCGGCGACGTGACCTATGCGACCGGCGATTATGCCGACCTGTCGCCTGAGATTCCGCCCGTCTCGCCCAAGTGGAGTCCGGCAGCGCACTTCGGTGGATTTCAAAACGAGCGATGA
- a CDS encoding isochorismatase family protein, with product MKNPFTTQDSAMLLIDHQRGTIKLAQNIPYDVIVQNTRALARTAVETGMPLVLTSSEEDHFQGTLLDDLQQIAPEHYEKRIKRPGVVDCWLYEPFKQAVLATGRKRLIMAGLTNDVCIVYPAISAVEEGFGVQVVVDAGGSPTQLADETCLRRMEKHGVELTSTNQVMAELATDWASDEGAKIQGIMYEEVLKSLVEG from the coding sequence ATGAAAAACCCCTTCACTACTCAAGACTCGGCAATGCTGTTGATTGATCATCAACGCGGCACAATCAAGCTTGCTCAAAACATTCCTTATGACGTCATCGTTCAGAACACCCGAGCGCTTGCTCGAACGGCAGTGGAGACCGGCATGCCTCTGGTGCTGACAAGTAGCGAAGAGGACCATTTCCAAGGGACGCTGCTCGACGACCTCCAGCAAATCGCACCTGAACACTACGAGAAGCGAATCAAGCGCCCCGGAGTGGTCGATTGCTGGTTGTACGAGCCGTTCAAGCAAGCAGTCTTGGCAACGGGTCGCAAACGATTGATCATGGCGGGGCTGACAAACGACGTTTGCATCGTCTACCCAGCAATCAGTGCGGTGGAGGAAGGCTTCGGGGTGCAAGTGGTTGTCGATGCCGGCGGCTCACCGACTCAGTTGGCTGACGAAACATGCCTGCGCCGCATGGAGAAGCACGGTGTCGAATTGACATCGACCAACCAAGTCATGGCTGAACTCGCAACCGACTGGGCTTCAGACGAAGGGGCAAAAATTCAGGGAATCATGTATGAAGAAGTCCTGAAGTCGCTTGTCGAAGGTTGA
- a CDS encoding bifunctional serine/threonine-protein kinase/ABC transporter substrate-binding protein translates to MDTKSQHLSDETLAAWLADRLSDEEALSVESHLCDCDDCAKRLDGAMPKSDTLFDQLKVGFDTRIDRPDKQHYEHILKEAEKRIGQTLGRHEITSILGLGGMGVVFSAKDLTIDRRVAIKVLHADFSDSPQRLGRFLAEARAVGKLSHPNVLAIFDAAEENGSHYLVMEFATGGSVADRLQRQGSLPPKEARDVVRQAAVGLSAAHDSGLIHRDLKPANLLIADGEVIKIADFGIAKRIDDDNLGLTREGQLLGTPHYMSPEQCAGKLVDNRSDIYSLGATYYSLLTGRTPYFARDTLASIVHAHCHEPPPNPREVVPTTPAYAADVIRRAMAIDPEDRYQSLESMIADLDSRNVSRKSNRQIPITKIPRRVLIGGGAAIAFGAAASYFWPHTGAVSGDAIRVGILHSLSGTMRQSEESLIDAYHLAITEINEAGGVLGRPVEAAIADGKSNDDTFAEQAARLIDQEQVCTLFGCLTSSSRKTVVPVVEQRNHLLFYPSHHEGLETSPNVVYMGADVSQMTEACVRYAVERQGYSQFYFVGSDYIYPRVALEIADHEVQKYKANLVGHAFLPLGELQVSQIVDDIELKQPDAILNEIVGDSQSAFIRELSRRGIRVTQFAMALDEQQLHFDNANETAENYSAHTYFQSLSRPESAAFIKRFQDQYGSQRYVSGAMESAYAGMHLWATAVNKAESTKATSIRDAIAGIEFLAPSGPLSIDSATFYARRRLLIGRVSGDGVFEIEYESPKPLQPQPYPKWRTKEQWDELTHGWYQTWGNRWSAPTNAVITIGP, encoded by the coding sequence ATGGACACGAAGTCTCAGCATCTTTCCGACGAAACATTAGCGGCATGGCTTGCGGACCGGCTTTCAGATGAGGAAGCATTGTCGGTGGAGTCGCACTTGTGTGACTGTGACGACTGCGCGAAACGTTTGGATGGAGCCATGCCGAAATCCGATACGTTGTTCGATCAACTGAAAGTTGGCTTCGACACCCGAATCGACCGCCCGGACAAGCAGCACTACGAACACATTTTGAAAGAGGCGGAGAAGCGGATCGGTCAAACACTCGGTCGGCATGAAATCACCAGCATTCTTGGTTTGGGTGGGATGGGAGTCGTATTTTCCGCAAAAGACCTAACGATCGATCGTCGTGTTGCGATCAAAGTCCTGCATGCCGACTTTTCCGATTCACCTCAACGCCTCGGTCGTTTCCTCGCAGAAGCCCGAGCCGTTGGAAAACTCTCGCACCCCAACGTACTGGCCATCTTCGATGCCGCCGAAGAAAATGGTTCTCATTACTTGGTCATGGAGTTTGCCACGGGCGGTAGCGTCGCGGATCGCTTGCAGCGACAAGGAAGCCTGCCGCCGAAAGAGGCACGCGACGTGGTTCGCCAAGCCGCCGTCGGACTGTCGGCTGCACACGATTCTGGCCTGATCCATCGCGATCTCAAGCCCGCCAACCTTCTGATTGCCGATGGCGAAGTCATCAAGATCGCCGACTTTGGAATTGCCAAACGCATTGACGATGACAACTTGGGACTGACCCGCGAGGGGCAACTGCTGGGGACACCACATTACATGAGTCCCGAGCAGTGTGCGGGAAAGCTTGTCGACAATCGCAGCGATATCTACTCGTTGGGAGCAACCTACTACAGCCTTTTGACGGGACGGACGCCGTACTTTGCGCGTGATACGCTCGCGAGCATCGTTCATGCGCATTGCCACGAGCCGCCGCCGAATCCCAGAGAAGTGGTGCCAACGACACCCGCCTACGCTGCTGATGTCATCCGACGAGCGATGGCCATCGATCCCGAAGATCGCTACCAATCGCTTGAGTCGATGATCGCTGATCTGGACAGTCGAAACGTTAGCCGCAAGAGCAATCGCCAAATCCCAATCACAAAAATTCCGCGCAGAGTTCTCATCGGCGGCGGAGCCGCAATCGCGTTCGGTGCAGCGGCGTCTTACTTCTGGCCTCACACGGGTGCCGTATCCGGAGACGCGATTCGCGTTGGCATTCTTCATTCGCTCTCAGGCACCATGCGCCAAAGCGAAGAGTCGTTGATCGACGCCTATCACCTTGCAATCACGGAAATCAACGAAGCCGGGGGAGTACTGGGAAGGCCGGTCGAAGCCGCGATCGCCGATGGCAAATCCAACGACGATACTTTCGCCGAACAAGCCGCCCGACTTATCGATCAAGAGCAGGTTTGCACGCTGTTCGGTTGCCTGACATCGTCGAGCCGCAAGACCGTGGTGCCGGTCGTCGAGCAACGCAACCACTTGCTGTTTTATCCCTCGCACCACGAAGGACTCGAAACCAGTCCCAACGTGGTCTACATGGGAGCGGATGTTTCTCAAATGACCGAGGCCTGTGTCCGCTACGCCGTTGAGCGTCAAGGTTATTCGCAGTTCTACTTTGTCGGATCGGACTATATCTATCCACGTGTCGCGTTGGAGATCGCCGATCATGAAGTGCAGAAATATAAAGCCAACCTGGTCGGGCACGCGTTTCTACCCTTGGGCGAATTGCAAGTCAGCCAAATCGTTGACGACATTGAATTGAAGCAGCCTGACGCGATTTTGAACGAGATCGTCGGCGATTCGCAATCCGCGTTCATTCGCGAGCTGAGCCGACGTGGGATTCGCGTCACTCAGTTCGCCATGGCATTGGACGAGCAGCAACTGCACTTCGACAATGCAAACGAAACCGCGGAAAACTATTCCGCACACACGTATTTTCAAAGTCTGAGCAGACCCGAAAGCGCCGCGTTCATCAAACGCTTTCAAGATCAGTATGGCAGTCAACGATATGTCAGTGGAGCGATGGAGTCCGCCTACGCCGGCATGCACTTGTGGGCGACAGCGGTTAACAAAGCCGAGTCCACGAAAGCCACGTCGATTCGCGACGCGATTGCCGGCATCGAATTCCTCGCTCCGAGCGGCCCGCTAAGTATCGACTCGGCGACCTTTTACGCACGACGGCGGCTCTTGATTGGTCGCGTGAGTGGCGATGGTGTCTTTGAGATCGAATATGAAAGTCCCAAGCCGCTCCAGCCGCAGCCCTATCCGAAGTGGCGCACGAAGGAGCAGTGGGACGAACTCACCCATGGCTGGTATCAGACATGGGGAAATCGCTGGTCTGCTCCGACTAACGCCGTAATCACCATCGGCCCATGA